In Myxococcus virescens, a single window of DNA contains:
- the tilS gene encoding tRNA lysidine(34) synthetase TilS gives MPRHDSATQLLTTTLQEAYTRLGLEGGSVLLAVSGGADSTALLVGTALVAERLRLRVEVASLDHGLRPEAAEEARQVSVLAAARGLPCYVQALRLHPGAGIEARAREARYAALDALRLERGLDVVATAHTATDQAETLLMRLARGTALRGAVGIHEARPGLVRPLLSCTREDVVAFLAEQGVAYATDPMNADPVHFRTRVRLGVLPALSRAAGFAVEGHLAAFARVVAEDESLLASMADAAFDRLRLEDGALDAVGVRALEPALRRRVLARLVAGTEAAVDEATLARVQRAVAQGGTATLGRGYVLRATSGRVRCVRQVPSAPPAELRLEHAGSRGALVGTGWNFSVEFAPPPAGVLGLALGDGTRWPLTVRTRRPGDRVCTAGGQRKLQDVLVDLRVPAEARATRPVVADAEGQVLWLPGLWSPVAPRAAAREYLWAVPPGSSIQRTAAL, from the coding sequence ATGCCCCGTCACGATTCCGCCACGCAGCTGCTGACGACGACGCTTCAAGAGGCGTACACCCGGCTGGGACTTGAGGGAGGTTCGGTGCTGCTCGCCGTTTCCGGCGGCGCGGACTCCACGGCCCTCCTGGTGGGAACCGCGCTCGTCGCCGAGCGACTCCGGCTTCGCGTGGAGGTGGCCTCGCTGGACCATGGCCTGCGTCCCGAAGCGGCGGAGGAGGCTCGTCAGGTGTCCGTCCTGGCGGCCGCGCGGGGGCTGCCCTGCTACGTCCAGGCGCTGAGGCTGCATCCTGGGGCCGGCATCGAGGCGCGCGCGAGGGAGGCTCGCTACGCGGCGCTGGACGCGCTCCGCCTCGAGCGGGGCCTGGACGTGGTGGCCACCGCGCACACCGCCACGGACCAGGCGGAGACGCTGCTCATGCGCCTGGCGCGGGGCACCGCCCTGCGCGGCGCGGTGGGCATCCACGAAGCGCGCCCCGGACTGGTGCGCCCCCTGCTGTCGTGCACGCGGGAGGATGTGGTGGCCTTCCTGGCGGAACAGGGTGTCGCCTATGCGACAGACCCGATGAACGCCGACCCTGTCCACTTCCGGACGCGCGTTCGCCTTGGAGTGCTACCCGCCCTGTCGCGCGCCGCCGGCTTCGCGGTGGAGGGGCACCTGGCCGCCTTCGCGCGCGTGGTCGCGGAGGACGAGTCGCTGCTGGCGTCCATGGCGGACGCGGCCTTCGACCGGCTGCGCCTGGAAGATGGCGCGCTGGATGCGGTGGGCGTGCGCGCACTGGAGCCCGCGCTGCGCCGGCGGGTGCTCGCCCGGCTGGTGGCCGGCACGGAGGCCGCGGTGGATGAGGCCACGCTGGCCCGGGTGCAGCGCGCGGTGGCTCAGGGCGGCACGGCCACGTTGGGGCGGGGCTACGTGCTGCGCGCGACCAGCGGACGGGTGCGCTGCGTGCGGCAGGTGCCGTCCGCTCCACCGGCTGAACTTCGGCTGGAGCACGCGGGTTCGCGGGGCGCGCTCGTGGGGACGGGCTGGAATTTTTCCGTCGAGTTCGCACCTCCACCTGCGGGCGTGCTCGGGCTGGCGCTCGGGGACGGGACGCGCTGGCCGCTGACCGTGCGGACACGTCGCCCCGGCGACCGGGTGTGCACTGCCGGGGGACAACGCAAGCTCCAAGATGTGTTGGTTGATCTTCGAGTGCCCGCGGAAGCACGGGCCACGCGGCCGGTGGTGGCGGATGCCGAGGGGCAGGTGTTGTGGCTCCCCGGCCTCTGGTCACCGGTGGCTCCGCGTGCGGCCGCCAGGGAGTACCTCTGGGCGGTCCCCCCCGGTTCGAGCATTCAGCGGACCGCGGCGTTATAG
- a CDS encoding TIGR04563 family protein, with amino-acid sequence MATTDHRKQSLYFPEDMLEEIQREATRQDRSLSWIVQQAWKVARGDIRKMPSVNDVLSPPPRPAAPAPAPAQPVTAVAVAPSEEPK; translated from the coding sequence ATGGCTACGACGGACCATCGTAAACAGAGTCTCTATTTCCCCGAGGACATGCTGGAGGAGATCCAGCGTGAGGCGACGAGGCAGGACCGCTCGCTGTCCTGGATTGTCCAGCAGGCGTGGAAGGTGGCGCGCGGGGACATCCGGAAGATGCCGTCGGTCAACGACGTGCTCAGCCCGCCTCCTCGTCCCGCGGCCCCCGCGCCCGCCCCCGCCCAGCCGGTGACGGCCGTGGCGGTGGCGCCCTCCGAAGAGCCCAAGTAG
- a CDS encoding 5'-nucleotidase C-terminal domain-containing protein → MPRSRSLFAALTFGLGAFHGGCIAYNDSCQPLVEDPDAVVGYLADDVLLDKVYTRHDNNALGQLVADALLHAEDDSTRPAVLGVVNGGSLRQEGLCVTRTELRQGPLTDGVLHELILFENLVVTVDLTEKELVDMLELSVGALYLEGQSIASPSGAFLHVSEGSSLRVDCAQPKGSRVRELTVGGVPVALPAREDASIRYRVAMNAYILEGGDGYGTALGNAGQNPDRNPVQARKLGGTEANLASAYMKARHPTPVQALREEPRVVFQNCALPARPAGR, encoded by the coding sequence ATGCCGCGCTCCCGCTCCCTGTTCGCCGCGCTCACCTTCGGGCTGGGCGCCTTCCACGGCGGCTGCATCGCCTACAACGACTCGTGCCAGCCCCTGGTGGAGGACCCCGACGCCGTCGTGGGCTACCTGGCCGACGATGTGCTCCTGGACAAGGTCTACACGCGGCACGACAACAATGCGCTGGGCCAGCTCGTCGCGGATGCCCTCCTGCACGCGGAGGATGATTCCACGCGCCCCGCGGTGCTGGGCGTCGTCAACGGCGGCTCGCTGCGCCAGGAAGGTCTGTGCGTCACGCGGACCGAGCTGCGCCAGGGCCCGCTCACGGATGGCGTGCTCCACGAGCTCATCCTCTTCGAGAACCTCGTCGTGACGGTGGACCTCACGGAGAAGGAGCTCGTGGACATGCTGGAGCTGTCCGTGGGCGCGCTGTACCTGGAAGGGCAGAGCATCGCGTCGCCTTCCGGCGCCTTCCTTCACGTGTCCGAGGGCAGCTCGCTGCGCGTGGACTGCGCCCAGCCGAAAGGCTCGCGCGTGCGCGAGCTGACGGTGGGTGGGGTGCCCGTGGCGCTGCCTGCGCGCGAAGACGCGTCCATCCGCTACCGCGTGGCCATGAACGCGTACATCCTGGAGGGAGGAGACGGCTACGGCACGGCGCTGGGCAACGCGGGACAGAACCCGGACCGCAACCCGGTGCAGGCTCGCAAGCTGGGCGGTACGGAAGCCAACCTCGCTTCGGCATACATGAAGGCCAGGCACCCAACGCCCGTGCAGGCGCTGCGCGAGGAGCCGCGAGTCGTCTTCCAGAACTGTGCCCTGCCCGCGAGGCCCGCGGGCAGGTGA
- a CDS encoding TIGR04563 family protein → MAGTDKRKQSLYFPEEMLKEIQEEATRQDRSLSWVVQQAWKIARERIKSFPAVNDVTGDERQDPREE, encoded by the coding sequence ATGGCAGGCACCGACAAGCGCAAGCAGTCGCTGTACTTCCCCGAGGAGATGCTGAAGGAGATCCAGGAAGAGGCGACCCGCCAGGACCGCTCCCTTTCCTGGGTCGTGCAGCAGGCGTGGAAGATCGCCCGCGAGCGCATCAAGTCGTTCCCCGCCGTGAATGACGTGACTGGCGACGAGCGCCAGGACCCTCGGGAGGAGTAA